One region of Paenibacillus polymyxa M1 genomic DNA includes:
- the udk gene encoding uridine kinase: MLIIGIAGGTGSGKSTVARAVVERLGSNKVTFISQDNYYKDHSHLSYDERALVNYDHPFAFDNDLLIEHLQCLKKGQATQAPVYDFTVHARSTDETVELLPNHIVMLEGLHVLSDEKLRSLLDIKVFVDTDPDVRILRRVLRDIEERGRTIHSIHDHYLTTVKPMHEAFIEPSKKYADLILPEGGHNEVGIQLLSILTEKYLAGDRTWGTV, from the coding sequence ATGCTTATTATTGGTATTGCCGGCGGTACAGGTTCCGGTAAATCGACGGTCGCACGCGCTGTCGTTGAGCGTCTGGGATCTAATAAAGTGACTTTCATATCTCAGGATAACTACTATAAAGACCATTCACATCTGAGTTATGACGAACGTGCTTTGGTCAACTATGATCATCCGTTTGCCTTTGACAACGACTTGCTGATTGAGCATCTCCAATGTCTAAAAAAAGGACAAGCAACTCAAGCGCCCGTGTATGACTTTACGGTTCATGCCCGCTCCACGGACGAGACGGTAGAGCTTTTACCAAATCATATCGTTATGTTGGAAGGTCTGCACGTACTGTCAGACGAAAAACTCCGCAGCCTGCTTGATATTAAGGTATTTGTGGATACGGATCCTGATGTGCGCATTCTTCGTCGGGTTCTTCGCGATATTGAGGAACGCGGTCGCACCATCCATTCGATCCATGATCACTATTTGACGACGGTTAAGCCAATGCACGAGGCATTTATTGAGCCTTCCAAGAAATACGCCGACCTGATCCTTCCTGAGGGAGGACATAACGAGGTCGGTATTCAACTGCTGTCTATTTTGACTGAAAAATATTTGGCAGGAGATCGGACATGGGGTACTGTATAA
- a CDS encoding ClbS/DfsB family four-helix bundle protein, whose amino-acid sequence MSSYEYASKSELKEAIHTSYLRFDSEFQEIDESHKDTRIDEVDKTPAEMIAYQLGWLHLVMSWDRDEQEGKTVIMPAPNYKWNRLGELYQSFYKTYSDHSLYELRNMLKLAEQTWLNWVDTLSHEELFTQGVHKWTGTNPNWPMARWIHINSVAPFKTFRAKIRKWKKYNAQQ is encoded by the coding sequence ATGTCTAGCTACGAATATGCTTCCAAATCAGAGTTAAAAGAAGCCATTCATACCTCCTACTTACGGTTTGACAGTGAGTTCCAAGAGATCGACGAAAGCCACAAGGATACTCGAATCGACGAAGTCGATAAAACACCCGCAGAGATGATTGCCTACCAGCTCGGATGGCTTCATCTTGTCATGAGTTGGGACAGAGACGAACAGGAGGGAAAAACCGTCATCATGCCCGCCCCGAATTATAAGTGGAATAGACTAGGCGAACTATACCAATCATTCTACAAGACCTATTCCGACCACTCTCTATATGAATTACGAAATATGCTCAAGCTGGCTGAGCAAACGTGGCTGAATTGGGTGGACACACTCAGTCATGAAGAACTCTTCACCCAGGGCGTTCACAAGTGGACAGGCACTAATCCGAACTGGCCTATGGCGAGATGGATTCACATCAACTCTGTAGCACCGTTTAAAACATTCAGAGCCAAGATACGGAAATGGAAGAAATACAACGCGCAACAGTGA
- a CDS encoding NmrA family NAD(P)-binding protein — protein MRYIITGVDGQLASRVAETVLEEVDGHNLTFTCMKKDRIPKARVQRWENAGVKIFEINYDDIPSMERAFKNGDRIYIVSGLEVGKRVQQHKNAIDTAIKAGISHITYSSFIGATDPKYAHVFVTPDHTATENYLKSTGIAYNAMRNNLYLENYLTMYPMLALMSDNKWLSTAGEGRATLVHKDDCARAAAAALLGKGEDNKAYNIVGSESVSVRDLCNLIKEISCKDLEYIPVNPEQYYEYLKKLHIPKEITGDFSQSPVPFCGEDLMTTDASIQEGLLNVESNAIELLTGQKPKTAKDIVEKYKYIWEENIQNWRDMK, from the coding sequence ATGCGTTATATTATTACAGGAGTAGATGGTCAATTAGCAAGTCGCGTAGCAGAAACTGTTCTTGAAGAAGTAGATGGTCATAATCTAACTTTCACTTGCATGAAAAAAGATAGAATTCCCAAAGCTAGGGTTCAACGTTGGGAAAATGCAGGAGTAAAAATCTTTGAAATCAATTATGATGACATTCCATCAATGGAACGAGCATTCAAAAATGGTGATCGTATCTATATTGTCTCGGGTCTTGAAGTAGGCAAAAGAGTACAACAACACAAAAATGCGATTGATACGGCAATTAAAGCAGGAATCTCTCACATCACATATAGTTCTTTTATTGGTGCAACGGATCCAAAATATGCTCACGTTTTTGTAACTCCAGACCATACAGCGACTGAAAATTACTTAAAGTCAACAGGTATTGCCTATAATGCAATGAGAAATAATTTATATTTAGAGAACTATCTGACCATGTATCCTATGTTAGCACTAATGTCTGATAATAAATGGTTAAGCACTGCTGGTGAAGGCCGAGCCACTTTAGTTCACAAAGATGACTGTGCAAGAGCCGCAGCCGCAGCTCTCCTTGGAAAAGGCGAAGACAACAAGGCTTATAACATTGTAGGGTCAGAGTCTGTTTCTGTAAGAGATCTTTGTAACCTAATTAAAGAAATTTCTTGTAAAGATCTTGAGTACATTCCTGTCAATCCAGAGCAATATTATGAATACCTGAAAAAGTTACACATTCCCAAAGAAATTACGGGAGATTTCTCTCAATCACCTGTTCCATTCTGTGGCGAAGATCTCATGACAACTGATGCTAGCATTCAAGAAGGTCTTTTAAACGTTGAATCTAATGCAATTGAATTATTGACTGGACAAAAACCAAAGACAGCTAAAGATATTGTCGAAAAATATAAATATATTTGGGAAGAAAATATCCAAAACTGGCGAGACATGAAATAA
- a CDS encoding LysR family transcriptional regulator: MNIQQLKCFVSLAETLNFSTTANKLNLTQPAVSHNIKSLENELGIVLVVRNKRTVNLTVAGNSFYEDIEGLLFRLDQSIKKAKRLSEKYDSTLIIGYTETVFEKKVLPDIIKRFKEKYPQIQIQLKKSNLTREKDDLLNQKFDIIFTTEDNLGKDIDFCFYPVLKGSYVCVLPQNHPLANERELTFEQLNHKSIILFNEHQSPPTLKSMHRKIIENCPESSFTYGDTINTIHTMIKSDLGVSVLPNFVVVEDNEISFVPLSYTEEVIYGVACLRGEERLEVKRWISTLKELLT; the protein is encoded by the coding sequence ATGAATATTCAACAACTAAAATGCTTTGTTTCTCTTGCTGAGACACTTAACTTTTCAACAACTGCGAATAAATTAAATTTGACACAACCTGCTGTGAGTCACAACATCAAAAGCTTAGAAAATGAATTGGGAATCGTTTTAGTCGTTCGGAACAAAAGAACTGTCAATTTGACTGTAGCCGGCAATAGTTTTTATGAAGATATTGAAGGGCTTCTATTTAGATTAGACCAATCCATAAAGAAAGCAAAACGACTTTCGGAAAAATATGATAGTACCTTAATCATTGGCTACACGGAGACTGTTTTTGAGAAGAAAGTTTTGCCGGATATTATTAAGCGATTTAAGGAAAAATATCCACAGATTCAAATTCAGTTAAAAAAATCCAATTTGACTAGAGAAAAAGATGACTTATTAAACCAAAAGTTTGATATTATATTTACTACAGAAGATAATTTAGGAAAGGACATTGATTTTTGCTTTTACCCCGTTCTTAAAGGCTCGTATGTTTGTGTTTTGCCCCAAAATCATCCTCTTGCGAATGAACGTGAACTAACCTTCGAACAATTAAATCATAAATCGATCATTTTATTTAACGAGCACCAATCCCCTCCAACACTAAAAAGCATGCACAGGAAAATTATTGAGAATTGTCCTGAGTCAAGTTTTACCTATGGAGATACCATAAATACAATACACACCATGATAAAAAGTGATCTTGGTGTTTCGGTTCTGCCGAACTTTGTGGTTGTTGAGGATAACGAGATCTCGTTTGTTCCTTTAAGCTACACTGAAGAAGTGATTTATGGCGTTGCTTGTCTTCGAGGTGAAGAGCGCTTAGAAGTAAAACGATGGATTTCAACTTTAAAAGAATTACTCACCTGA
- a CDS encoding bifunctional helix-turn-helix transcriptional regulator/GNAT family N-acetyltransferase — protein MNSTYTSIVHSIRKFNRFYTNVLGLLEQYLLDSEFSLSEARVLYELNNIENCTSKKLIEALRMDSGYLSRMMKRFEAFNLTYKVRSAEDGRLYFLYLTDKGRETLARLDALSDQQISQMVDKLQVHNQKKLVEGMEMIESALTDNPVSTEEKISIRSEIRAGDIGYLIYLHGWIYAKECGYNHVFEGYVCKTFYEFLENYSPEKDRIWLAEANGIIIGAIAIIGHTSEKAQLRWFILHPDFRGMGLGKRLLSQATQYCREKGYRQVYLETTEDQKHAIHMYTQAGFRFKKEYRSSAWGVDHVELTYEWNLS, from the coding sequence ATGAATTCAACTTACACGTCAATAGTTCATTCCATTCGAAAATTCAATCGTTTTTATACAAATGTTCTTGGACTGTTAGAGCAGTATTTGCTGGATAGTGAATTTTCTCTATCTGAAGCTCGTGTATTATACGAACTGAATAATATCGAGAATTGTACGTCGAAAAAGTTAATCGAAGCCCTAAGAATGGATTCAGGCTATTTAAGTAGGATGATGAAACGATTTGAGGCGTTTAACCTGACTTACAAAGTGCGGTCTGCTGAGGATGGGCGATTATATTTTCTCTATCTCACCGATAAAGGACGGGAGACGCTTGCCAGACTGGACGCGCTTTCCGACCAACAAATTTCCCAAATGGTTGACAAACTGCAAGTACATAACCAAAAAAAGCTTGTGGAGGGCATGGAGATGATCGAAAGTGCTCTCACTGACAACCCTGTTTCCACAGAAGAAAAAATTAGCATACGTTCAGAGATTAGAGCTGGAGATATTGGTTATCTGATTTACCTGCACGGCTGGATATATGCCAAAGAATGCGGATACAATCATGTATTTGAAGGCTATGTCTGCAAAACCTTTTATGAGTTCTTGGAGAACTATAGTCCGGAAAAAGACAGGATATGGCTTGCTGAAGCAAACGGAATAATAATTGGCGCTATTGCGATTATCGGCCATACATCAGAAAAAGCTCAATTGAGATGGTTTATTTTACATCCTGACTTTAGAGGAATGGGGCTTGGGAAAAGGCTGCTGAGTCAAGCGACACAGTATTGCAGGGAAAAAGGTTATCGGCAAGTTTATCTGGAAACAACGGAAGACCAAAAACATGCGATTCATATGTATACACAAGCAGGTTTCAGATTTAAGAAGGAATACCGCAGCAGTGCATGGGGCGTTGACCATGTTGAGCTTACATATGAGTGGAATTTGTCATAA
- a CDS encoding DEAD/DEAH box helicase, translating to MSQYTETITVHIQLTTYGDALIYGDSSMNYSISGQMLKQRLFAWHEASFYGTELEIQHVQDTDIIVLPSEQVIPFLAEQELLQHIEWIWDEANAPWLRLIPLLAHCIETKAYVPNFTSFQAGKLQWKWDAEALENIQPAELALLDNLDENEREGLVAAFSAAVFQRWYGTEAEAADLRREYPVLFAPNRQAAAGLDAQVWLIAIGWKADTAPFRPLLQLLEPELEDDEPSWKLKLVLQDKQDPALLVPVQLADDGYASGSWPDAWTVHVRERSGGWLERLTAILPAGQRAGSRDGILSRPLSDEAAWQFLTTDSQRLLESGWQVLLPAWWEAATRKKPKLRAKVRPGEGAGERSKGSSLFGLDSIVQFDWRVAIGDADLSESEFAELVARNERLVRFRGQWIALDPALLAQIRRAMDGIDSAQGLSFQDILQLHLLGNTDEPEGDASGEQPEDPARFRLEVELNAHLLKLISQLGRQSEWPALDVPDGLQAELRTYQRDGYAWLAFLRRFGLGACLADDMGLGKTVQFITYLLHLQEIAAETGVRSSSLLICPTSVLGNWQKELSRFAPSLRVMLHYGSKREQGDLFREKVEQADVILTSFATATLDQELLQSMTWDSICLDEAQNIKNAQTKQSTAVRSFPARHRIALTGTPIENRLSELWSIYDFINPGYLGSSRAFSNRFMNAIEKEHNEHRTMDLQKLVQPFMLRRKKKDPAIQLDLPDKNEMKTYIHLTSEQGALYDQIVKELMERMQKLEGIERKGAILSALTQLKQLCDHPALLTKGALLDAAASGYSQPDLEAVISRSSKLERILAMVKELREEGERCLIFTQYIGMGQMLQQVLAQELQEPVLYLNGSTSKSARDRMIDQFQSHTLSPDEQPSVFILSLKAGGVGLNLTAANHVFHFDRWWNPAVENQATDRAYRMGQTKDVQVHKFISLGTLEERIDEMLESKQQLSDQIITSTEGWITELSTDALKDLFTLRREWA from the coding sequence ATGAGCCAATATACCGAAACGATTACGGTGCATATTCAATTAACTACCTATGGGGACGCGCTGATCTATGGCGATTCCTCCATGAACTATAGCATTTCCGGTCAAATGTTGAAGCAGCGTTTGTTTGCTTGGCATGAGGCTTCATTTTATGGCACCGAGCTGGAGATTCAGCATGTTCAAGACACGGATATTATCGTGCTGCCCTCGGAGCAAGTAATTCCTTTTCTGGCAGAGCAGGAGCTTCTACAGCATATCGAATGGATCTGGGACGAGGCCAATGCCCCGTGGCTTCGGCTGATCCCTCTATTGGCTCACTGTATTGAAACGAAAGCCTATGTGCCCAACTTCACGTCATTCCAAGCAGGGAAGCTGCAATGGAAGTGGGATGCAGAAGCATTGGAAAACATCCAACCGGCAGAGCTTGCTTTGCTGGACAACCTGGATGAAAACGAGCGCGAAGGGCTGGTAGCGGCGTTCTCGGCCGCTGTTTTTCAGCGCTGGTACGGCACTGAAGCGGAAGCCGCTGATTTGCGAAGAGAGTATCCGGTTCTCTTCGCCCCCAATCGACAGGCTGCGGCGGGCCTGGATGCCCAAGTCTGGCTTATCGCCATTGGATGGAAGGCCGATACCGCGCCATTTCGCCCGCTTCTACAACTGCTGGAGCCAGAGCTGGAGGACGACGAGCCATCTTGGAAGCTCAAGCTTGTGTTGCAGGACAAGCAGGACCCAGCCTTGCTGGTGCCTGTACAGCTCGCCGATGATGGATATGCATCCGGCTCATGGCCCGATGCGTGGACGGTGCATGTGCGTGAGCGCTCAGGCGGATGGCTGGAACGCTTGACCGCTATTTTGCCCGCAGGGCAGCGTGCCGGAAGCCGCGATGGCATACTGAGTCGCCCGCTCTCCGACGAAGCAGCGTGGCAATTCCTGACGACCGACAGCCAACGTCTGCTGGAAAGTGGTTGGCAGGTGCTGCTGCCGGCTTGGTGGGAGGCAGCCACCCGCAAGAAGCCAAAGCTGCGGGCCAAGGTTCGCCCCGGCGAGGGAGCGGGAGAGCGCTCGAAGGGCAGCTCGCTGTTCGGACTGGACTCGATTGTCCAGTTCGATTGGCGTGTGGCCATCGGCGATGCCGATCTGAGCGAGTCGGAATTCGCCGAGCTCGTGGCTCGCAACGAGCGCTTGGTGCGCTTCCGCGGGCAATGGATCGCGCTCGACCCTGCGCTGCTGGCGCAAATCCGCCGCGCCATGGACGGAATCGACAGCGCTCAGGGATTGTCCTTTCAGGACATTCTGCAGCTGCATCTGCTTGGCAACACCGACGAGCCTGAAGGCGATGCCTCAGGCGAGCAGCCGGAGGACCCGGCACGCTTCCGACTGGAAGTAGAGCTGAACGCTCATCTACTGAAGCTGATCAGCCAGCTCGGACGGCAATCGGAATGGCCCGCTCTGGACGTGCCGGATGGACTGCAAGCCGAGCTGCGGACATATCAGCGGGACGGATACGCATGGCTTGCCTTTTTACGGCGCTTCGGATTGGGCGCCTGTCTGGCCGATGATATGGGGCTCGGCAAAACGGTGCAGTTTATTACTTATTTACTGCACCTACAGGAAATTGCCGCTGAGACGGGTGTACGCTCCAGTTCGTTGCTGATTTGCCCGACTTCGGTGCTGGGCAACTGGCAGAAAGAGCTCAGCCGCTTCGCTCCTTCATTAAGAGTCATGCTGCACTATGGAAGCAAGCGGGAACAAGGAGACTTGTTCCGCGAAAAAGTCGAGCAGGCCGATGTCATCCTGACCTCCTTCGCTACAGCAACTCTGGATCAAGAGCTGCTGCAAAGCATGACTTGGGATTCGATCTGTCTGGATGAAGCGCAAAACATTAAAAATGCGCAAACCAAGCAATCCACAGCTGTGCGCAGTTTCCCTGCACGTCATCGTATCGCGTTGACAGGAACACCTATTGAAAATCGGTTGTCCGAACTATGGTCCATTTATGATTTTATCAATCCAGGTTATCTGGGCAGCTCACGCGCCTTTAGCAATCGCTTTATGAATGCTATTGAAAAAGAACATAATGAGCACCGCACGATGGATTTGCAGAAGCTGGTTCAGCCCTTCATGCTGCGGCGCAAAAAGAAGGACCCTGCGATTCAACTTGATTTGCCTGACAAGAACGAGATGAAAACATACATTCACCTTACCTCCGAGCAGGGTGCGCTCTATGATCAGATTGTTAAAGAACTGATGGAACGGATGCAGAAGCTGGAGGGGATCGAGCGCAAAGGAGCTATTTTGTCAGCTCTGACCCAGTTGAAGCAGCTTTGTGACCACCCTGCTCTTTTAACCAAGGGGGCGCTTCTGGATGCAGCAGCTTCTGGTTATAGTCAGCCCGATCTTGAAGCAGTCATTAGCCGTTCATCCAAACTGGAGCGCATATTGGCTATGGTCAAGGAGCTGCGGGAAGAGGGCGAGCGCTGCCTTATTTTTACGCAGTATATTGGTATGGGTCAGATGCTCCAGCAGGTACTCGCTCAGGAGCTCCAAGAACCTGTGCTCTATCTGAATGGCAGTACATCCAAATCTGCACGTGACCGAATGATTGACCAATTCCAATCGCATACGCTCTCTCCTGACGAGCAGCCGTCCGTGTTTATTTTATCGCTCAAAGCCGGGGGGGTGGGTCTCAACCTGACAGCTGCCAACCACGTCTTTCACTTTGATCGCTGGTGGAATCCAGCTGTTGAAAATCAGGCTACAGACCGAGCCTACCGAATGGGACAAACCAAGGATGTACAGGTTCACAAATTTATCTCGTTGGGTACGCTAGAGGAACGCATTGACGAGATGCTGGAGAGCAAGCAGCAGCTCAGCGACCAAATTATCACCAGCACCGAGGGCTGGATTACTGAGCTGTCTACAGACGCGTTAAAAGACCTCTTTACGCTACGGCGTGAGTGGGCATAA
- a CDS encoding SWIM zinc finger family protein, giving the protein MKPTYLMDDIQWQQLIQNVADHFNDVTIKRGFQYFKQGKVKEFAMPDADHIAAVVDGNELYEVDLHLSAFAASRCTCPVRINCKHMIAVLLNYANEQERSVHALVNAHSAGFTRLAAKADTRTPTAFRSNLSLEHKETTRDALSKTASNIPDMPVSEWHDLFDQCIALNHVHTQNSQYVQSALASIYAVKPQLSSGMQQLYGLHAHLRVLEKLVPQTPVTGYPTHTYMGYYTQIAADELKEAIERDFESPLELTDEPMHEARMAETLAYLRRRMLTESRNGTYFSDAYYQFWLYWVHPARQDSNIYTEELQHLHAAEEEHSARLARLPWMLAQSWMYVYQAQDHKAWELLQEAERAFPLKISSSQLLLFLHALRQAEDWVRLKNGLRHIGPLLHSHRDDHLQDYMHDWKLVLQHLPEAEEDMWDTLKGMLPFAGGMYEEALLAHEKWRQWIDYQLSIRSEPLSFRVSVLQPIEKNAPELLLPFYHQAVERYVLEKNRSSYKAAVKLLKRLFKLYKKMKQETRWGLFFTTFTSRHSRLRALQEELRKGKLLS; this is encoded by the coding sequence ATGAAACCAACCTATCTTATGGATGATATACAGTGGCAGCAGCTCATTCAAAACGTGGCTGACCATTTTAATGATGTGACAATCAAACGAGGTTTTCAGTACTTTAAGCAGGGAAAGGTAAAAGAATTCGCAATGCCTGATGCTGACCATATTGCGGCTGTCGTGGATGGGAATGAGCTCTACGAAGTGGATCTCCACTTGAGTGCTTTTGCTGCTAGCAGATGTACATGCCCTGTTCGCATCAACTGCAAGCATATGATCGCCGTATTGCTGAATTACGCGAATGAACAGGAACGTTCCGTTCATGCATTAGTGAACGCTCATTCGGCGGGATTCACTCGGCTGGCTGCAAAAGCAGACACCCGTACCCCAACTGCTTTCCGGTCGAACCTTTCGCTGGAGCACAAGGAAACAACACGAGATGCTCTCAGTAAAACAGCAAGCAACATACCGGACATGCCCGTTTCCGAATGGCATGATCTGTTTGATCAGTGTATCGCCCTTAATCATGTACACACCCAAAATTCTCAATATGTCCAAAGTGCTTTAGCTTCGATCTATGCCGTAAAGCCGCAGCTCTCATCTGGCATGCAGCAGCTATATGGATTGCATGCTCATCTGCGTGTGTTGGAAAAGCTGGTGCCTCAGACCCCCGTGACGGGTTACCCTACTCATACCTATATGGGATACTACACACAAATTGCCGCAGATGAGCTTAAAGAAGCGATTGAGCGTGATTTTGAAAGTCCACTGGAGCTGACTGATGAACCGATGCATGAGGCCCGTATGGCAGAAACTTTAGCTTATTTGCGCCGAAGAATGCTGACAGAGTCGCGGAACGGTACTTATTTTTCAGACGCGTATTATCAGTTTTGGCTGTACTGGGTGCATCCTGCAAGGCAGGACTCCAATATATATACGGAGGAATTACAGCATTTACATGCAGCTGAGGAGGAGCATAGTGCACGGTTGGCACGGCTTCCGTGGATGCTGGCTCAGAGCTGGATGTATGTTTACCAAGCGCAGGATCATAAAGCCTGGGAACTGCTACAGGAGGCGGAACGGGCTTTTCCACTAAAAATCTCCTCCAGCCAATTGCTGTTGTTCCTACATGCGTTGCGACAGGCCGAAGATTGGGTACGTCTCAAAAACGGACTGCGACATATCGGCCCCCTCCTTCACAGTCATCGGGATGATCATTTACAGGATTATATGCATGATTGGAAGCTGGTTTTGCAGCACCTTCCAGAAGCAGAGGAGGACATGTGGGACACGCTGAAGGGTATGCTTCCATTTGCGGGTGGAATGTATGAAGAGGCTCTACTTGCTCATGAAAAATGGCGGCAATGGATCGACTATCAGCTAAGCATACGCAGTGAACCTTTAAGTTTTCGGGTGAGCGTGCTGCAACCTATTGAAAAGAACGCGCCTGAGTTGTTGCTGCCCTTTTACCATCAAGCGGTAGAACGTTATGTGCTGGAAAAAAACAGATCTAGCTATAAAGCAGCGGTTAAGCTGTTAAAACGATTGTTCAAGCTGTACAAGAAAATGAAGCAAGAAACACGCTGGGGGCTGTTCTTCACGACCTTTACCAGCCGTCACAGCCGCCTGCGGGCGCTGCAGGAGGAATTGCGGAAAGGGAAATTGTTATCATGA
- a CDS encoding GerAB/ArcD/ProY family transporter: protein MLIILNINHFNLDNLRPVFHKGWRPIFESLKVIPFSTMGFESILILTNVMTHPQKAWKAGWIGYSIAMGLYILMVTMVIGCMSVEEVSRLQWPVVSFAQQIEFPGAFLERFEILFIILWTIKIFMTASNYYFYIVTGISQLTQKWNKYICYLPLIILFCLSMYPQNFIEIGNFDKIIGYVGIVVCAAVPSVLLVISMVFHRTEKTDGKQ from the coding sequence TTGTTGATCATTCTTAATATCAACCATTTTAATCTTGATAATTTGCGCCCTGTTTTTCATAAAGGTTGGCGTCCGATCTTTGAATCACTTAAAGTTATACCTTTCTCTACAATGGGTTTTGAATCGATCCTTATATTAACTAATGTGATGACCCACCCACAAAAAGCATGGAAGGCCGGGTGGATTGGCTACTCGATTGCAATGGGTTTGTATATTTTAATGGTAACGATGGTCATTGGCTGTATGTCAGTAGAAGAAGTTTCCCGATTGCAGTGGCCCGTCGTTTCTTTTGCACAGCAAATTGAATTCCCCGGTGCGTTCCTGGAACGATTTGAAATATTATTTATCATTTTGTGGACGATCAAAATCTTCATGACCGCCTCAAATTATTATTTCTATATTGTTACTGGAATCAGCCAGCTCACCCAGAAGTGGAACAAGTATATCTGTTATCTCCCGTTAATTATATTATTTTGCCTGAGCATGTATCCCCAAAATTTTATTGAAATAGGCAACTTCGATAAAATAATAGGTTATGTTGGAATTGTTGTATGTGCAGCAGTACCTTCGGTGCTTCTTGTCATCTCTATGGTCTTCCATCGAACAGAAAAAACGGATGGAAAACAGTAA
- a CDS encoding GerAB/ArcD/ProY family transporter produces the protein MSNIPSMKQEKISTLQALFTVTSTVYAVGIVSLPRTIAEKTQTPDVWQGLLLATLLGIGVIFIHVKLCHRFPGKTFYEFNPVIAGKFIGFLINIAFIVFCTMICSLVCRMMAEFLKGLALERTPISMILLPFLLLIGYLTWGGLHAMVRLIESFFPFNLYCFFIVDHS, from the coding sequence ATGTCTAACATACCTTCCATGAAACAGGAGAAAATATCTACCCTGCAAGCCTTATTCACCGTCACTTCGACTGTGTATGCTGTGGGTATTGTCAGTTTACCAAGAACCATTGCGGAGAAGACGCAAACACCCGACGTGTGGCAGGGACTTTTGCTGGCAACTCTGCTTGGGATCGGCGTCATTTTTATCCACGTTAAATTGTGCCATAGATTTCCAGGGAAGACGTTCTATGAGTTCAATCCTGTGATTGCAGGTAAATTCATCGGCTTTCTGATCAATATCGCATTTATTGTATTTTGCACGATGATCTGCTCTCTTGTATGTAGAATGATGGCGGAATTCCTCAAAGGTCTTGCACTGGAGAGAACCCCGATAAGCATGATTCTCTTGCCGTTTCTTCTGCTGATTGGGTATTTGACCTGGGGCGGTCTCCATGCAATGGTGCGATTGATCGAGTCTTTTTTTCCCTTTAACCTTTATTGTTTTTTTATTGTTGATCATTCTTAA